The Ralstonia wenshanensis genome includes a region encoding these proteins:
- a CDS encoding TonB-dependent receptor yields the protein MSFHKRAGAAAPRRTLVCRAALALGAAAPLSAFAAEDAASAPVPVMQELAPTVVRANANLAPFARNTPAVVQSVTADQLADRNVVTTEDAVKYQPNVMVRRRFIGDRNSIFAGRDFNEIQSARGLLYADGILLSNLLGSSYSYPPRWSMVGPDDLARVDILYGPFSALLPGNSMGTTIAMTLRRPEKFEAAAQTQLMSQHYNDAYGFSRNVTGNHESASLGDRIGKFWYALSVDRLENDSQPMQYATPNSRFTAGGTPVPVTGARQDLGPNGQPRVILGPQMLERTQQLQETLRFGYVFSDSLEASLTLGHWENHYNDQALSFLRDAAGNVVTGGNVLINGTPYTIAPNTFAPQNGDQENWLYGLGVKGKISGWKIDTNASAYNVSRDILRASNTAAGNGPGTVFYGDGTGWSNFDIKATSPTVSGHTFTTGYHYDQYHLRNQTFNATNWSTEALSTLKSSYQGDTQTQAVFLQDAWAFAPRWLATLGLRYESWRAYNGQLGNGTSSLGYASRTEDAFSPKAAIQWQATQDTLLRLSYGRAVRFPTVAELFQGTISGNTIVNNDPNLKPERANDFDFTVEQAVPYGVLRTSLFQSDVRDSIYTQTNITVTPNVTNVQNVDRVRTRGIELAYSGQDVLQDAGVRGVDVEANVAFTQSKTLADAANPTYVDKTWPRMPRVRANLFASWHATPDWTVGAGVRYSGRQYGTLDNTDVLPNVYGGTSSFFTVDLKASYRIDKHVTLALGVDNLTDRRYFVYHPYPSRTFYGQLKWRL from the coding sequence ATGTCATTCCACAAGCGCGCCGGGGCCGCCGCCCCTAGGCGCACGCTGGTGTGCCGTGCTGCGCTCGCGCTGGGCGCAGCGGCACCACTGTCTGCTTTTGCTGCCGAGGACGCGGCATCTGCGCCCGTGCCTGTCATGCAGGAACTTGCTCCCACCGTGGTGCGGGCCAACGCCAACCTCGCGCCGTTCGCTCGCAATACGCCGGCGGTCGTGCAGAGCGTCACAGCCGATCAACTGGCCGACCGCAACGTCGTCACCACTGAAGACGCGGTCAAATACCAGCCCAACGTGATGGTGCGCCGCCGCTTCATTGGCGATCGCAACTCCATCTTCGCCGGCCGCGATTTCAACGAGATCCAAAGCGCACGGGGCCTGCTGTATGCCGACGGCATCCTGCTCTCGAACCTGCTGGGCTCCAGTTACAGCTACCCGCCGCGCTGGTCGATGGTCGGTCCGGATGACCTGGCGCGCGTCGATATCTTGTATGGGCCGTTCTCGGCGCTGCTGCCGGGTAACTCGATGGGCACGACCATCGCGATGACCTTGCGCCGCCCCGAAAAATTCGAGGCCGCCGCGCAGACGCAGCTGATGAGCCAGCACTACAACGATGCCTACGGCTTTTCCCGCAACGTCACCGGCAACCACGAGAGCGCCTCGCTGGGCGACCGGATCGGCAAGTTCTGGTATGCGCTGTCGGTCGACCGGCTGGAGAACGACAGCCAGCCGATGCAATACGCCACACCCAACTCCAGGTTCACGGCGGGCGGCACGCCCGTGCCGGTCACGGGCGCGCGGCAGGATCTGGGCCCCAACGGACAGCCGCGCGTGATTCTCGGGCCGCAGATGCTCGAGCGCACGCAGCAGCTGCAAGAGACGCTGCGATTCGGCTACGTGTTCAGCGACAGCCTGGAGGCATCGCTCACGCTGGGCCATTGGGAGAACCATTACAACGATCAGGCGCTCAGCTTCCTGCGCGATGCCGCCGGCAACGTGGTCACGGGCGGCAATGTGCTGATCAACGGCACGCCATACACGATCGCCCCGAACACCTTTGCCCCGCAAAACGGCGACCAGGAAAACTGGCTCTACGGCCTGGGCGTGAAGGGCAAGATCAGTGGCTGGAAGATCGATACCAACGCGTCGGCCTACAACGTCTCGCGCGACATCCTGCGCGCGTCGAACACGGCGGCCGGCAATGGGCCCGGCACGGTGTTTTATGGCGACGGCACGGGCTGGTCCAACTTCGACATCAAGGCGACGTCGCCCACGGTGTCCGGCCATACCTTCACGACCGGCTACCACTACGACCAATATCACCTGCGCAACCAGACCTTCAACGCGACCAACTGGTCAACGGAAGCGCTCTCCACGCTCAAATCCAGCTACCAGGGCGACACGCAAACGCAGGCCGTCTTCCTGCAGGACGCCTGGGCGTTTGCACCGCGATGGCTGGCAACGCTGGGCCTGCGCTATGAAAGCTGGCGTGCCTACAACGGCCAGCTCGGCAACGGCACGAGCAGCTTGGGCTACGCTAGCCGCACCGAAGACGCGTTCTCGCCCAAGGCGGCCATCCAATGGCAGGCCACGCAAGACACGCTGCTGCGCCTGTCGTACGGCCGTGCGGTGCGCTTTCCGACGGTGGCGGAGCTGTTCCAGGGCACGATCAGCGGCAACACGATCGTCAACAACGATCCGAACCTCAAGCCGGAACGCGCCAACGATTTCGACTTCACCGTCGAGCAGGCCGTGCCTTACGGCGTGCTGCGTACCAGCCTGTTCCAGAGCGACGTGCGCGACAGCATCTACACGCAGACCAACATCACCGTCACGCCCAACGTGACGAACGTGCAGAACGTCGATCGCGTGCGCACGCGCGGCATCGAACTGGCGTACTCGGGGCAGGACGTTTTGCAGGATGCGGGCGTGCGTGGCGTGGACGTCGAAGCCAACGTCGCCTTCACGCAATCGAAGACGCTGGCCGACGCCGCGAACCCGACCTACGTCGACAAGACCTGGCCGCGCATGCCGCGCGTGCGCGCCAATCTCTTTGCGAGCTGGCATGCCACGCCTGACTGGACAGTCGGCGCGGGCGTGCGGTACTCCGGCCGCCAATACGGCACGCTCGACAACACCGATGTGCTGCCGAACGTCTACGGTGGCACCAGCAGCTTCTTCACCGTGGATCTCAAGGCCAGCTACCGCATCGACAAGCACGTCACGCTGGCGCTGGGCGTCGACAACCTGACCGACCGGCGGTATTTCGTGTATCACCCGTATCCGTCGCGCACCTTCTATGGACAGCTGAAATGGCGTCTGTAA
- a CDS encoding DUF2946 domain-containing protein: MLHRRWLFLVWLAIVLNVLSPVLASARAAATGTLAVELCSATAPHGSTVQVAIDVQGDGSADDSAAHHSVAHCLYCPGFAAGLALASLPALDVPSAHFVYRVRQPATPAPVYARSALRVAESRAPPVSASLSI, translated from the coding sequence ATGCTCCATCGCCGTTGGCTCTTCCTCGTCTGGCTTGCGATCGTACTGAATGTACTGTCGCCGGTGCTCGCTTCCGCACGCGCGGCAGCCACGGGCACACTGGCCGTCGAGCTGTGCAGCGCAACGGCACCGCATGGCAGCACCGTGCAGGTCGCCATCGACGTGCAAGGCGATGGCTCCGCCGACGATTCGGCCGCCCACCACAGCGTGGCGCACTGTCTGTATTGCCCGGGGTTTGCCGCCGGGCTGGCGCTGGCCTCGTTGCCGGCGCTCGATGTTCCTTCCGCCCATTTCGTCTATCGCGTGCGGCAGCCGGCCACCCCGGCGCCGGTGTACGCGCGCAGTGCGCTGCGCGTGGCCGAGTCGCGCGCGCCTCCTGTGTCTGCGTCGTTGTCGATCTGA